Proteins from a genomic interval of Flammeovirgaceae bacterium SG7u.111:
- a CDS encoding S8 family serine peptidase, whose product MIKAKYLLLLPLVLLISQLAIAQTKFKLPSGASEKDYIHGKLYVKLKPEYKNIFDNESSFYQRKSTLKYGIKGKTIFPQQEIDAPKRKLSSKSQVDISRLFELEYDADENIEEVINEIISMGIAEVVEPVYVYKTMAVPNDSLVARQYYLENIKAFEGWEISKGSADIVIGVVDSGIDLEHPDLKTKLQVNEDEIPDNGIDDDNDGYIDNYEGWDFAGADTLRTQEDNDPQIISGGLNNHGIWVTGLIAAETDNQTGISGVGYSCKFIATKHSADNQRLDDGSVINPYAGVVYFTTQDVDIINLSWGGNFASEIAQELINYAALEKDILIIAAAGNDNSSKTHYPSGYDNVISVSALDAENIKSDFSNYGTTVDIAAPGSLILTTDLDGKYKTINGTSFSSPIVAGAAGLVKAEYPELSNQQIGEILRATANAGIYDSLSNKAFQLGTGILDIEKALTAKPPSIKQSELSIVTTQGSTNLAPTDTLLITAKFINKLWESSENLKVKVTGSSSFVIPIEDEFVIGALKTNESKSNESIPFKFRLSSIAPTNAIVTLKLSYSDGDYQDFENISFKVNPSYINIEKNFVATTMTGIGRIGYEDDDQNDGIGFGFNNQNMLFEMGLIMGNSSSNISNAVRGVISNGTLLVDEDFVSTQQIKESTPGQRSVSETFGVFDNRKAAPSATPVSVSYETLVFTEEPNEKYVIAEYTITNTGATAVNDYYVGMFADWDVSVALKDQAGWYNDFQTGYINNTDEADTTFVGIQLLTGTPNYYPINNNEDAAGSPFGIYDGFTDTEKFTTISNGLARLEGESMPEGESNDMSHVVGGGPYEIAPGDSIIVAFALHGAKSFNEFKASTEAAWEKYNTILNLPQPEISFELPCKGFSTTLTATGGEQFKWYTSQSANLSFFEGESYTTSLLNSDTTFYVSTVNDKGLESTRKKVEIALNFEPSISANRSPALCEGDSITLTASLANSYLWSNGNTTRSITVKEEGKYAVSLTIDSLSCTATSDSVEVSITEVPTSAFSMDISTSAVGQGNTPVNFTDQSSNAIEWKWDFGNGETSTEQNPQVLYEQIGDYTITLEVTNVSGCSSISSQPFVVTGLADDIFNQSITLYPNPSKGSFNIAMENEYLGKLAFSILDISGRTIEQKSIEKLSENLEVDFDLAGKTNGLYLIKIESEQFVTSKKLILGL is encoded by the coding sequence ATGATCAAAGCAAAATACCTCTTATTGCTCCCTCTAGTATTATTGATATCCCAACTGGCTATCGCTCAAACCAAATTCAAACTTCCCTCGGGAGCTAGCGAAAAAGACTACATTCATGGAAAACTGTATGTGAAACTAAAGCCTGAGTACAAAAATATTTTTGATAATGAATCCTCATTTTATCAAAGGAAATCCACGCTCAAGTATGGTATTAAAGGCAAAACCATTTTCCCCCAACAAGAAATTGACGCTCCCAAAAGGAAATTGAGCAGCAAATCCCAAGTAGATATATCGAGGCTTTTTGAGTTGGAGTACGATGCAGATGAAAACATAGAGGAAGTTATAAATGAAATAATCAGCATGGGCATAGCCGAGGTGGTAGAGCCTGTGTATGTCTATAAAACTATGGCTGTGCCGAATGATTCTTTGGTTGCACGCCAATATTACCTCGAAAACATCAAAGCTTTTGAAGGTTGGGAAATTTCGAAAGGCAGTGCCGATATAGTAATTGGCGTAGTAGATTCGGGTATCGATTTGGAGCATCCCGACCTCAAAACCAAGCTACAGGTAAACGAAGATGAAATTCCTGACAATGGAATAGACGATGACAACGATGGTTACATTGACAATTATGAAGGATGGGATTTTGCCGGAGCCGATACACTTCGTACACAAGAAGACAACGATCCACAGATAATAAGCGGCGGGCTAAATAACCACGGAATATGGGTAACTGGGCTAATTGCCGCCGAAACCGATAACCAAACGGGGATTTCGGGCGTAGGCTATAGCTGTAAATTTATAGCAACAAAGCATTCGGCTGACAACCAGCGCCTAGACGATGGCTCAGTAATCAACCCTTATGCTGGTGTTGTTTATTTCACCACTCAAGATGTAGATATCATCAATCTTTCTTGGGGAGGAAATTTTGCAAGTGAAATAGCTCAGGAGTTGATCAATTATGCAGCACTAGAAAAGGACATTTTGATAATAGCCGCAGCAGGTAATGACAACTCAAGCAAGACACACTATCCCTCTGGCTATGACAACGTAATTTCGGTCTCTGCACTCGATGCCGAAAACATCAAATCCGACTTTTCCAACTATGGTACTACCGTCGATATTGCCGCACCGGGCTCACTCATTCTCACTACCGATTTGGATGGAAAATACAAAACCATCAACGGTACGTCTTTTTCTTCGCCCATAGTTGCTGGGGCAGCTGGTTTGGTAAAAGCAGAATACCCAGAGCTTAGCAACCAGCAAATAGGGGAAATTCTACGGGCTACAGCAAACGCTGGTATATATGACTCATTATCGAATAAAGCCTTTCAGCTTGGTACAGGAATTCTGGACATAGAAAAAGCATTGACAGCTAAGCCTCCTTCTATTAAGCAAAGTGAACTGAGTATTGTAACCACGCAAGGCTCGACAAATTTGGCGCCTACCGATACATTACTGATCACCGCTAAATTCATCAACAAGTTATGGGAATCGAGTGAAAACTTAAAAGTGAAGGTGACTGGCAGCTCATCTTTTGTCATCCCAATTGAAGATGAATTTGTTATTGGAGCCCTCAAAACAAATGAAAGTAAAAGCAATGAAAGCATTCCCTTCAAATTTAGGCTAAGCTCTATTGCGCCAACCAATGCTATTGTCACCTTAAAGCTGAGTTACTCAGACGGTGACTACCAAGATTTTGAGAACATTTCCTTCAAGGTCAACCCATCTTACATCAATATCGAAAAGAACTTTGTAGCCACAACCATGACGGGAATTGGGCGAATTGGATACGAAGACGATGACCAAAACGATGGTATTGGCTTTGGGTTCAATAACCAAAATATGTTGTTTGAAATGGGATTGATTATGGGAAATTCCAGCTCGAACATTTCTAATGCGGTAAGAGGGGTAATATCCAATGGAACATTACTAGTTGACGAAGATTTTGTGAGCACGCAGCAAATAAAGGAAAGCACACCTGGACAGCGGTCTGTTTCTGAAACCTTCGGTGTTTTTGATAATAGAAAAGCAGCACCTTCGGCCACGCCTGTTTCCGTAAGCTATGAAACCTTGGTTTTCACTGAAGAACCTAACGAGAAATATGTGATAGCTGAATATACCATCACCAATACTGGGGCTACAGCTGTAAATGATTATTACGTTGGGATGTTTGCCGACTGGGATGTTTCTGTTGCCTTAAAAGACCAAGCGGGTTGGTATAACGATTTCCAAACCGGCTACATCAACAATACCGATGAAGCTGACACCACTTTTGTAGGTATCCAGTTGCTTACTGGTACGCCAAACTATTACCCCATCAACAACAATGAAGATGCCGCAGGCTCACCCTTTGGTATTTACGATGGCTTTACAGATACTGAAAAATTCACTACAATTTCTAATGGGCTGGCAAGACTGGAAGGCGAAAGTATGCCCGAAGGGGAAAGCAATGATATGAGCCATGTAGTGGGCGGAGGCCCTTATGAAATAGCCCCTGGAGATTCAATCATTGTTGCATTTGCCTTACATGGTGCAAAAAGCTTCAACGAATTTAAGGCTTCAACGGAAGCGGCTTGGGAAAAATACAATACGATACTGAACTTGCCCCAGCCCGAAATCAGTTTTGAACTTCCCTGCAAAGGATTTTCCACCACGCTCACGGCTACAGGTGGCGAACAGTTCAAGTGGTATACAAGCCAATCTGCTAACTTATCCTTTTTTGAAGGAGAAAGCTACACCACTTCGCTCCTCAATAGCGATACTACCTTTTATGTATCGACCGTAAATGACAAAGGCTTGGAAAGCACCCGTAAAAAAGTAGAAATTGCATTAAATTTTGAACCAAGCATCAGCGCAAACCGGTCGCCTGCACTCTGTGAAGGAGATTCGATAACTCTTACCGCTAGCTTAGCCAATTCTTACCTGTGGAGCAATGGCAATACCACTCGCTCCATTACTGTGAAAGAGGAAGGAAAATATGCTGTTTCGCTTACCATCGATAGCTTGAGCTGTACCGCAACTTCGGATAGCGTGGAAGTAAGTATCACAGAAGTACCAACTTCTGCATTTTCAATGGATATCAGCACTTCTGCAGTTGGACAAGGCAATACGCCTGTTAACTTTACAGACCAAAGCTCAAATGCTATAGAATGGAAATGGGATTTTGGAAATGGGGAAACTAGCACTGAACAAAACCCTCAAGTGCTTTACGAGCAAATAGGTGATTATACCATCACCTTAGAAGTCACAAACGTGAGTGGCTGCTCCTCTATTTCAAGCCAGCCTTTTGTGGTGACAGGTTTGGCAGATGATATCTTCAATCAAAGTATTACCCTCTACCCTAACCCAAGCAAGGGCTCGTTCAATATTGCTATGGAAAATGAATATTTAGGCAAACTTGCCTTTAGCATTTTGGATATTTCGGGGCGAACTATTGAGCAAAAGAGCATTGAAAAGCTATCAGAAAACCTTGAAGTAGATTTCGATTTGGCTGGAAAGACCAATGGCTTGTACCTCATAAAAATAGAAAGCGAACAATTCGTGACTTCTAAAAAGTTGATTTTAGGGTTATAA
- a CDS encoding transglutaminase-like domain-containing protein has translation MKEQEIKALVSLLDDEDSEVVGHVEKKIVSMGHKIIPFLEEDWDQKTPVIQQKLEDLIQGMQFEMVKVRLQTWVENKDEEDEDRRLLKGMWILASYQYPSLTFPELKKMIEQLYYEVWLEFKYDMHPFDQIKVLNSILFYKLGFKANTKDFHAPANSMINQVISNKTGNPISLCIIYMLIGRKLKLPIYGVNLPNLFILTYKNDSTQFYINAFNKGLIFSKADIDNYISQLNLKPKDIYYEACTNQEIVRRVIRNLAVAFEKKGESKKVDDFQTLLKIVEEN, from the coding sequence ATGAAAGAACAGGAGATTAAGGCTTTAGTTTCTTTGTTGGACGATGAAGACAGCGAAGTGGTGGGGCATGTAGAGAAGAAAATCGTTTCTATGGGGCACAAGATCATTCCTTTTTTGGAGGAAGATTGGGATCAAAAAACTCCTGTTATCCAGCAAAAGCTAGAGGATTTAATTCAAGGAATGCAGTTCGAAATGGTAAAGGTTCGTTTGCAGACTTGGGTTGAAAATAAGGATGAAGAAGATGAGGACAGAAGGTTGCTCAAAGGGATGTGGATTTTGGCTTCTTACCAGTACCCCAGCCTTACTTTTCCCGAGCTCAAGAAAATGATTGAGCAGCTTTATTACGAAGTATGGCTTGAGTTCAAATACGATATGCATCCCTTCGATCAGATAAAGGTATTGAACAGTATCTTGTTTTATAAATTAGGTTTTAAGGCAAATACAAAGGATTTTCATGCTCCAGCTAATTCCATGATCAACCAAGTAATTAGCAATAAAACAGGCAACCCTATCAGCTTGTGTATTATTTATATGTTGATTGGTAGGAAATTAAAACTACCAATTTATGGGGTGAACTTGCCTAACCTATTTATTCTTACCTATAAAAATGACTCCACTCAGTTCTATATCAATGCATTCAACAAGGGCTTGATATTTTCAAAAGCTGATATTGACAATTATATTTCTCAGTTGAACCTCAAGCCTAAAGACATCTATTATGAGGCTTGTACCAATCAGGAAATCGTGAGAAGGGTAATTCGTAATTTAGCAGTTGCTTTTGAGAAAAAAGGAGAGAGCAAGAAAGTGGATGATTTTCAAACGTTGCTCAAAATAGTGGAAGAAAATTAG
- a CDS encoding M43 family zinc metalloprotease — MYRFLIFLVFIGLFASFQTQSQNIDRCGTTHSIDETFMPGGASFETWLKAAQIKRKSRFVNEVEETILAIPVIVHVIHNGEEVGVSSNIPVEQIYSQIDVLNQDYRRLNLDKYLTPPAFKDVASDTRIEFIPAELDPSNQSLTEIGIHRYDGGKEEWSQSAFNNEIKPKTSWNPELYLNIWVANLQGSTLGYSTWPKEPNVPGVPGESSSRDQEGVVINSHVFGSNHTPRGTFSFLTDSRYDRGRTTTHEIGHYFGLLHTWGVSGGCQDDDYCDDTPNTRNSRDDIDFPCSYPAELNTCVTVNDMPDMFQNFMDYTADQCMNLFTKEQALRMKTVIESSPYLNTLLSSDKIKPQFAPTNLTVNQLSENVYDIEWTETSANTTTYVLERSNSFDGNYTMVAELEYGNSYYIDNVNTSGTFYYRVKAKNASGESEYSLSVSTPNIQVPTTPISLAATLIANDTIHLAWNTVDELATRFIIEASENTSTDYFSIASISAANNEFNFPFTKDNTQYYFRIKAENNGGSSSFSLPITITTNPYPPEAPTGVNVLFESANRLFQVSWNDNSVNEEGFVILRSTDSLSGYQEVGIVNANITEFIDSDYSPPAGENPYYLIRGFNKGGKSGYSEVGVFDRVTAIDDPNPEVSMLLYPNPSANHFSITGYTSFSGVGHIQISDATGKTVYQRSLTILQGEFNIPVDIHTLTTGIYIVNFVAGKDVLSQKLSVVH; from the coding sequence CTTCATGCCGGGAGGTGCTTCTTTTGAAACTTGGTTGAAAGCAGCTCAAATAAAAAGAAAAAGTAGGTTTGTAAACGAAGTGGAAGAAACCATATTGGCTATCCCTGTTATAGTACATGTAATTCACAATGGAGAAGAGGTTGGGGTAAGTAGTAACATTCCTGTCGAACAAATCTATTCACAAATTGATGTTCTCAACCAAGATTATAGAAGACTCAACCTCGACAAATACCTCACTCCTCCTGCTTTCAAGGATGTCGCATCGGATACTCGAATAGAATTTATTCCTGCCGAATTAGACCCCAGCAACCAGTCGCTTACAGAAATAGGTATACACCGATATGATGGAGGAAAAGAGGAATGGAGCCAGTCTGCTTTCAATAATGAAATCAAACCAAAAACATCTTGGAACCCTGAGCTATATTTGAATATATGGGTGGCAAATTTGCAAGGCTCTACACTAGGCTATTCTACATGGCCAAAGGAACCTAATGTACCAGGAGTCCCTGGAGAGTCTAGTAGCAGAGACCAAGAAGGAGTGGTCATCAATTCCCATGTATTTGGCTCAAACCACACACCAAGGGGAACATTTTCGTTCCTTACAGATTCTCGCTATGACAGAGGCAGAACTACCACCCACGAAATTGGTCACTATTTTGGACTGTTGCACACTTGGGGCGTGAGCGGAGGCTGCCAAGATGATGACTACTGCGACGATACTCCAAATACAAGAAATAGCAGAGACGATATAGACTTCCCCTGTTCTTACCCTGCTGAATTAAACACATGTGTGACGGTAAATGATATGCCAGACATGTTCCAAAACTTCATGGACTATACCGCTGACCAATGCATGAACTTATTTACCAAAGAGCAAGCATTACGGATGAAAACCGTGATAGAAAGTTCTCCATACCTCAACACCTTGCTCAGCTCCGATAAAATCAAACCCCAATTTGCCCCTACCAACTTAACGGTGAATCAACTAAGCGAAAATGTATATGATATAGAATGGACTGAAACTTCTGCTAATACCACTACTTACGTACTTGAAAGAAGTAACTCTTTCGATGGCAATTATACCATGGTTGCCGAATTAGAATATGGCAATAGCTATTATATAGATAATGTAAATACTTCAGGCACTTTCTACTATAGGGTAAAAGCGAAAAACGCTTCAGGAGAAAGTGAATATTCACTGTCCGTTTCAACTCCCAACATTCAAGTTCCTACTACACCAATTAGCCTTGCGGCAACCCTTATCGCTAACGATACTATCCACCTTGCGTGGAATACTGTTGACGAGCTGGCAACCCGATTTATCATAGAAGCTTCGGAAAACACTTCAACAGACTATTTCTCCATTGCTTCTATAAGTGCAGCAAACAATGAATTCAACTTTCCTTTTACCAAAGATAATACACAGTATTATTTTAGAATAAAAGCTGAAAACAACGGGGGAAGCAGTTCATTCTCATTGCCCATCACCATTACTACCAACCCCTATCCGCCCGAAGCACCTACGGGAGTTAATGTTCTATTTGAATCCGCCAATCGTTTATTCCAAGTTTCTTGGAACGATAATTCAGTAAATGAGGAAGGGTTTGTAATTTTACGTTCTACCGACTCACTTTCGGGCTATCAAGAAGTCGGAATTGTCAATGCAAACATCACAGAATTTATCGATTCGGACTATTCTCCTCCAGCTGGAGAGAATCCTTATTACCTCATTAGGGGATTTAACAAGGGCGGCAAATCTGGCTACTCCGAAGTGGGGGTATTTGATAGGGTCACGGCAATTGATGACCCCAACCCTGAAGTATCTATGCTACTTTACCCGAATCCAAGTGCTAACCATTTTTCCATTACGGGCTATACTTCCTTCAGCGGAGTGGGACATATCCAGATAAGTGACGCTACTGGAAAAACAGTCTACCAACGATCGCTTACAATTTTACAGGGTGAGTTTAATATTCCAGTGGATATTCACACCCTGACTACTGGTATATACATTGTGAATTTCGTTGCAGGAAAAGATGTCTTAAGTCAAAAGCTTTCTGTTGTTCATTGA
- a CDS encoding bifunctional adenosylcobinamide kinase/adenosylcobinamide-phosphate guanylyltransferase, translating to MIYYVTGGQRSGKSSFAQNLALELSDNPIYLATSRIWDSEFEERVKRHQADRDERWKNIEEEKFVSKHNFEGKTVLLDCVTLWLTNFFSDLDYDVAKALEATKNEFEQLIKQDFNLIIVSNEIGMGLHAESPGGRKFTDLQGWMNQYIAQKADTAFLMVSGLPMKLKG from the coding sequence ATGATTTATTACGTAACAGGCGGGCAACGCTCAGGCAAAAGTAGCTTTGCCCAAAACTTGGCTTTAGAACTCAGCGACAACCCAATTTACCTTGCCACATCCCGGATATGGGACAGTGAGTTTGAAGAAAGAGTAAAACGCCACCAGGCCGATAGGGACGAAAGATGGAAGAATATTGAAGAGGAAAAGTTTGTGAGCAAACACAATTTTGAAGGGAAAACAGTTCTATTAGACTGTGTTACCCTTTGGCTCACCAATTTCTTTAGTGACTTGGACTACGATGTGGCCAAAGCACTTGAGGCAACCAAAAACGAATTTGAGCAATTAATAAAACAAGATTTCAACCTAATAATAGTTTCCAATGAAATAGGCATGGGCTTACATGCCGAATCACCTGGAGGAAGAAAATTTACCGACTTACAAGGATGGATGAACCAGTATATTGCCCAAAAAGCAGATACAGCTTTTCTGATGGTTTCTGGCTTACCTATGAAACTAAAGGGCTAA